One window of Candidatus Bathyarchaeota archaeon genomic DNA carries:
- a CDS encoding DUF1743 domain-containing protein: MITMHIGFDDTDSPKMGCTTYVAALLVVKLHQIGASFTDYPNLIRLNPNVPWKTRGNGALCLRIRCNEELVEEIMETTIDTVEKNADLSYNGTDPGVVFFFNNIPDELRTFAKRTIQGIVKMKEALKLVKMFGAEAVGFKNGRGIIGGLAAIGETLEKDHTYEVITYRTPKNRGTPRRIQASSIREMNEKTLSLTFNNVDPETDRILITPRGPDPILYGIRGENPKAVKQAHEIVHSQEPIERWVIFRTNHGTDAHLRRINSISEIQPFNPVIVQGDLAKEPEVILGGHVIFTIKDGNGKVDCAAYEPTGALRKVAKKLIAGDLIEAYGGVRPVSSKHPVTINLEKIRILKLAPKISFFNPKCPHCSKRMKSMGKEKGFRCDKCGFRSSKLKKVTVKNKRVLKKGLYITSQRSQRHLTKPMLRYGREKANAPKKMIVNWHFP; this comes from the coding sequence ATGATTACGATGCACATAGGGTTCGACGACACGGATTCGCCGAAAATGGGTTGCACCACCTATGTAGCCGCGCTTCTCGTCGTGAAACTACATCAGATAGGCGCCTCCTTCACCGACTACCCCAACCTCATCCGACTCAACCCAAACGTTCCATGGAAAACACGAGGAAACGGCGCCCTCTGCCTACGAATCCGATGCAACGAAGAACTCGTAGAAGAAATCATGGAAACCACAATTGACACAGTTGAAAAAAACGCGGATCTAAGCTACAATGGTACTGACCCCGGAGTTGTTTTCTTTTTTAACAACATACCAGACGAGCTTAGAACTTTCGCTAAAAGGACGATACAGGGCATTGTGAAAATGAAGGAAGCCTTGAAACTCGTCAAAATGTTTGGAGCAGAAGCCGTGGGTTTTAAGAATGGACGCGGCATCATCGGAGGATTAGCCGCAATCGGAGAAACGCTGGAAAAAGATCACACGTACGAAGTCATAACGTATCGAACCCCGAAAAATCGCGGCACACCCCGAAGAATACAAGCCTCGTCCATCAGGGAAATGAACGAGAAAACCTTATCTCTCACTTTCAACAACGTAGACCCAGAAACCGATCGAATCCTCATAACACCAAGAGGCCCAGACCCGATTCTCTACGGTATCCGAGGGGAGAATCCAAAAGCCGTTAAACAAGCCCATGAGATAGTTCACTCACAGGAACCAATTGAGAGGTGGGTGATTTTTCGCACTAACCATGGAACCGACGCTCACCTACGACGAATTAATTCAATCAGCGAAATACAGCCGTTTAATCCAGTAATTGTTCAAGGAGACTTGGCTAAAGAGCCTGAAGTTATCCTTGGGGGGCATGTCATTTTTACAATAAAAGATGGAAACGGAAAGGTTGATTGCGCGGCATATGAACCGACGGGGGCTCTTCGAAAGGTTGCTAAAAAGCTAATTGCTGGAGACCTCATCGAAGCTTATGGTGGTGTTCGCCCAGTCTCATCAAAGCATCCAGTCACAATAAACCTTGAAAAGATACGAATTCTAAAGCTTGCTCCCAAAATCTCTTTCTTTAACCCAAAGTGTCCTCACTGTAGCAAGCGGATGAAGTCTATGGGTAAAGAAAAAGGGTTTAGATGCGATAAATGTGGCTTTCGCTCCTCTAAACTGAAGAAGGTGACTGTCAAAAATAAGCGGGTTCTAAAAAAAGGACTTTACATCACTTCCCAACGGTCTCAGAGACATCTAACAAAACCCATGCTTCGATATGGGCGAGAAAAAGCTAATGCACCGAAGAAAATGATTGTGAACTGGCATTTTCCTTAA
- a CDS encoding DUF367 family protein — MSKKGVKICVYHAGQCDPKKCSTLKLKRHNLVRVVRQVGRLPRGAVILNPFSERAFSPADGERMERKGLAGIDCSWVYANDVLKLFTRGVSRCLPYLVAANPVNYGVPTKLSTVEALSAALYIVGYERKAERLLSIFKWGLGFITLNQELLESYAEAKDSGEIVKLQKQIMSQRHAYG, encoded by the coding sequence GTGTCCAAAAAGGGCGTTAAGATATGCGTCTATCATGCGGGGCAGTGTGATCCAAAGAAATGTTCGACTTTGAAGTTGAAGCGTCACAATCTGGTTAGGGTTGTGCGTCAAGTGGGCCGACTGCCCCGTGGGGCTGTTATCTTAAATCCCTTCTCTGAGAGAGCTTTTTCTCCAGCTGATGGCGAGAGAATGGAAAGGAAGGGTTTGGCTGGTATAGACTGCAGTTGGGTGTATGCAAATGACGTGCTTAAACTTTTTACGCGTGGGGTTTCACGTTGTCTGCCATACTTGGTTGCGGCGAATCCGGTGAACTATGGTGTGCCCACTAAGCTTAGCACGGTGGAGGCTTTATCCGCAGCCTTGTACATCGTTGGTTATGAACGGAAGGCTGAGCGGTTGCTTTCCATTTTTAAATGGGGACTAGGCTTCATAACGTTGAATCAGGAGCTTTTAGAGAGTTACGCTGAAGCAAAGGATAGCGGCGAAATAGTGAAGTTGCAGAAACAGATCATGTCTCAACGACATGCGTATGGATAA
- a CDS encoding NAD(P)H-hydrate dehydratase, with translation MITNREMRALELNSEYFGISMLQLMENAGQSITAEIASRFKPDKTRVAIFCGSGGNGGDGFVAARHLACLGFKVDVILAGKSEDIMNDEARRNWLALQALKDIIALHEVYDSSLVPSVKADVVVDALLGIGLKGALRPPLLRLVKKINEMKAFHLSVDVPTGLDSDSGNVFDEAIRADLTVTFHRVKPGLTKAKAKKYVGELLVRGIGLPHEFEQFAGPGDVSILTKPRLAEAHKGDFGRLLVVGGSEVFSGAPALVALAALRTGVDLTYIATPQKTAHTISSMSPDLITVKLEGEHLNPRNASVIKRYMEMSTAVVMGPGLGLHNETRDAVMKILEMMEEEKAPLLLDADGLKAFAESKRKVGLPLVLTPHAGEYQLLTGKQPSRDLEKRVEEVRKTARKLGAVVLLKGPVDVISDGKRVKLNFTGNPGMTVGGTGDVLSGIVGAFLAQQVDPFEATVAGAFINGAAGDFVQSEKGDHMVPTDIIDWIPRVMKNPMSHIKVRKSVQKGR, from the coding sequence ATGATAACGAACAGGGAGATGCGCGCCTTGGAACTGAACTCCGAGTATTTTGGAATTTCAATGCTACAACTGATGGAAAACGCTGGACAAAGCATCACCGCTGAAATAGCCTCTCGGTTCAAACCCGACAAGACAAGAGTCGCCATTTTCTGCGGTTCAGGCGGAAACGGAGGAGACGGCTTTGTTGCGGCACGTCACCTCGCATGCTTAGGTTTCAAAGTGGACGTAATTCTCGCCGGGAAATCTGAGGATATTATGAATGATGAGGCGCGGAGAAATTGGCTTGCACTACAAGCACTAAAGGATATAATCGCTTTACATGAAGTTTATGATTCTTCACTTGTCCCAAGCGTGAAAGCTGACGTTGTGGTGGATGCTTTGCTTGGAATAGGTTTGAAAGGGGCTTTGCGCCCACCTCTCTTACGGTTAGTAAAAAAAATCAACGAAATGAAGGCATTCCATCTTTCCGTAGACGTGCCCACTGGACTAGACTCGGATTCTGGCAACGTCTTTGACGAAGCCATTAGAGCTGACTTAACGGTTACGTTTCATAGAGTGAAACCCGGTTTGACGAAGGCAAAGGCGAAAAAATACGTAGGAGAGCTGCTTGTCAGAGGCATAGGTTTACCCCACGAGTTTGAACAGTTCGCGGGTCCTGGCGACGTTTCGATACTGACTAAGCCCCGTCTCGCCGAGGCTCATAAAGGTGATTTTGGCAGGCTCTTAGTGGTGGGTGGAAGCGAGGTATTTTCAGGTGCGCCCGCCCTCGTGGCTCTGGCAGCCCTTCGCACAGGAGTGGACTTAACTTACATCGCAACTCCGCAAAAAACAGCCCACACGATTTCGTCGATGTCTCCTGACTTGATTACGGTGAAGTTGGAAGGTGAACATCTTAACCCTCGCAATGCGTCGGTCATCAAACGGTATATGGAGATGTCGACTGCAGTTGTCATGGGACCAGGTTTGGGGCTTCACAATGAAACCAGAGATGCTGTGATGAAGATTTTGGAAATGATGGAGGAAGAGAAAGCTCCGCTGTTGCTAGATGCTGATGGGCTTAAGGCTTTTGCTGAGTCTAAGCGAAAGGTAGGTTTGCCTCTTGTTTTGACGCCCCACGCGGGAGAATATCAGTTGTTGACCGGTAAACAACCGTCAAGGGACTTGGAGAAACGAGTTGAGGAGGTGCGGAAAACCGCACGGAAGCTAGGCGCTGTGGTCTTGTTAAAAGGTCCTGTGGATGTGATTTCAGACGGAAAACGAGTTAAGCTAAACTTTACGGGAAACCCGGGAATGACGGTGGGCGGAACCGGCGATGTTCTGTCCGGAATCGTTGGAGCGTTCCTGGCGCAGCAGGTTGACCCATTTGAGGCTACGGTGGCCGGAGCGTTCATCAATGGAGCGGCCGGAGACTTTGTGCAGAGTGAGAAGGGTGATCACATGGTTCCCACGGACATTATAGACTGGATTCCACGTGTTATGAAGAATCCTATGTCCCACATAAAGGTGCGAAAAAGTGTCCAAAAAGGGCGTTAA
- a CDS encoding Lrp/AsnC family transcriptional regulator, translated as MPTAFVLINAEIGSETEVLKSLRKVKGVVEANAVYGVYDVVAKITADTMDKLKETVTWHVRRLDKVRSTLTMIVIEEKS; from the coding sequence ATGCCAACCGCTTTCGTGTTGATAAACGCTGAGATAGGCTCGGAAACCGAGGTTCTTAAATCGCTCAGAAAAGTCAAAGGCGTAGTAGAAGCCAACGCGGTCTACGGCGTCTACGACGTCGTAGCAAAGATTACAGCTGATACGATGGATAAACTCAAAGAGACGGTGACGTGGCACGTGCGCCGACTAGACAAGGTTCGATCTACCTTGACGATGATTGTGATTGAAGAAAAATCGTAG
- a CDS encoding ATP-binding cassette domain-containing protein — protein MYAVETQNLTKRYGKTHALKGLDFTVDPKEIMVLLGPNGSGKTTLLFILATILKLTSGTAKVMGLDVTKQPTKIRQILGISFQEARGFWRHKPAEILHFHAAICGVPKSERDAKIEEIMKGLELWDARNKLFMHLSGGQTKRLEVSKLLIQRPRFAIFDEPSSQVDLRGKRKIWGEIHKLRDEGSTILVATNEVREAEYLADRVTVLDQGKSVVCDTVRNLKDKITGGDVVELLLEPGPNNTEELREELSMIEGTVNLVVAGENQYRVHVSMAEAWVPKMTSLCYERKARLLSVRVTEPSLDDVFLHFTGKVLETTTNA, from the coding sequence ATGTACGCGGTCGAGACCCAGAACCTGACAAAAAGATACGGTAAGACCCATGCACTTAAGGGTCTCGACTTCACGGTAGACCCGAAAGAAATTATGGTCCTGTTAGGACCAAATGGCTCAGGAAAAACCACCCTTCTCTTTATCCTTGCAACTATCCTAAAACTCACATCAGGGACAGCCAAAGTAATGGGTCTTGACGTAACAAAACAGCCAACCAAAATCCGCCAAATCCTAGGCATATCATTTCAAGAGGCAAGAGGGTTCTGGAGACACAAACCAGCGGAAATATTGCACTTCCATGCGGCTATCTGCGGTGTACCTAAAAGTGAACGAGACGCTAAAATAGAGGAAATCATGAAAGGCTTGGAGTTGTGGGACGCACGCAACAAATTATTCATGCATCTTTCAGGAGGGCAGACTAAAAGATTGGAAGTGTCCAAACTTCTGATACAACGCCCGCGGTTTGCCATTTTCGATGAACCAAGTAGCCAGGTAGACCTAAGAGGTAAACGCAAAATCTGGGGGGAAATACACAAACTAAGAGATGAAGGTTCCACGATTCTAGTCGCAACAAATGAGGTACGCGAGGCAGAGTATCTTGCAGACAGGGTGACTGTTTTGGACCAAGGAAAGAGTGTTGTCTGTGACACTGTCAGAAACTTAAAAGACAAAATCACAGGGGGCGACGTAGTTGAACTACTATTGGAACCAGGACCCAACAACACAGAAGAATTACGAGAAGAATTAAGCATGATTGAAGGCACTGTCAATCTAGTGGTAGCAGGTGAAAATCAATATCGAGTCCATGTCTCAATGGCTGAAGCGTGGGTGCCTAAAATGACAAGTCTGTGTTACGAAAGAAAAGCCCGTCTCCTATCAGTGAGGGTAACAGAACCATCCTTAGACGATGTTTTCCTGCACTTCACAGGCAAGGTACTGGAGACCACAACAAATGCATGA
- a CDS encoding GNAT family N-acetyltransferase: protein MNNPQSVKPTIIEFKREDASKLADLFNSFDKEGLWPGGFTGGVPYTAERVLDSFPASVKCISILISTHEDKFTGICSLHPHYEDPEAAYIGVFGAHPDYLGKGHGKALILKAIQIAAQNNLRRVDLDTWAGNLRAVPLYKKSGMFWIPETSVRMQDYIPGIRNFPLAKQFLSKYDWYSTQKRKLELVPDEIKLEEMDVFRYEFFKDGDNLKVWIDRYGRSIMGIERTMNNERLSIVARLKDHKVIAGVEENLVVSIENNTEKSIQGSVFLSGFEGLNFTKQPQQSFTINRGESLELESRFLVSPEIEVPDIERKQKTIKANLIINGELVPLEVGMRILAPLEFRTQPKSIVTCPGTEGTIQFNIYNNSKNAFIGKICLIDEQERLSLKEHTIPMKIPPKSYAGFKADVEISRDQTTSVIPLRLFAKGKIKDSEIETKIKTVYVKCLTPGGTVSYVGETKRGRAIIIENQDVMASVCLRGALLEITHKAGPSGPQKIWARGGFGVGPPFGFIRPVDHDYELVERPEGLQLVLSRMHQDKPGVKMVRTLTFYFGTSLIKDQIKVINTNPDVTYELNARIFGRAFIGSEYSKLVLPLDVGILEHETIGFPVSESDLPTDPNKYAESWVCFEDPVQNYCFGQVWSKDKLFKIRAREGSYFLPEYKLGEIKPGESVSTSPFYYVIEKGNWQTIRKRYESLIGKRFSPKETPLIRAKPLFDVKVADTVLFDNLKLKTQLTAVNTRNKPATGKLTIIPPEGWKIQPKEIEIQKITANKTFATDITITPPSGAELGMFSGTLSFSAPNQEVRFPLHFCLLSKQAQASTEVTTKEEQNKNIFKISNGLLQFKASADFAGCLYFLGKDSTLNQLGTSFPNIQTKVFLENYSGGIRSFYLDDEFNFQKSKTHEEAFKAEPIEEGLWKGVQFTYKTEKQEEMKGILGSVAFLTLPFSNVIKVKRRFENPTSASFKFNNCLWISPNVGGVFQENVVIFPRGDKIFHFKRAEGFAVSSVEPEKGWAVVVNRNKKQSLGVIAGNTGRSTILSLDIGKTMLELFVISRVLLLPKETCEFEDFVLLWDEKYESIDKMATVLRNQRTHV, encoded by the coding sequence ATGAACAACCCACAAAGTGTCAAGCCTACGATAATCGAGTTCAAGAGAGAGGATGCTTCCAAACTCGCCGATCTCTTCAACTCGTTTGATAAAGAGGGACTGTGGCCCGGAGGGTTTACAGGCGGCGTCCCATACACGGCTGAAAGGGTGCTTGATTCCTTTCCCGCCTCTGTCAAATGTATCTCTATCTTAATCTCGACTCATGAGGACAAGTTTACTGGAATCTGTAGCCTTCATCCCCACTATGAAGATCCGGAAGCTGCCTACATAGGGGTCTTTGGTGCTCACCCAGACTATCTTGGAAAGGGGCACGGAAAGGCTCTAATCCTCAAGGCAATCCAGATAGCAGCTCAAAATAACCTTAGACGGGTTGACCTCGACACTTGGGCGGGAAACTTGAGAGCTGTGCCGTTGTACAAGAAATCTGGAATGTTCTGGATACCTGAAACCAGTGTCAGAATGCAAGATTACATTCCAGGAATCAGAAACTTTCCTCTGGCAAAGCAGTTCCTAAGCAAGTACGATTGGTATTCAACCCAGAAACGCAAGTTGGAACTTGTTCCCGACGAGATCAAACTTGAAGAGATGGACGTTTTCCGCTACGAATTTTTCAAAGATGGAGACAACCTGAAGGTATGGATCGACAGGTACGGCAGATCCATCATGGGAATTGAACGCACTATGAATAATGAACGCTTATCTATCGTCGCAAGGCTGAAAGACCACAAAGTGATCGCGGGCGTCGAAGAAAACCTCGTGGTAAGCATCGAGAATAACACGGAGAAAAGCATTCAAGGCTCAGTGTTCTTGTCAGGCTTCGAAGGTCTGAATTTCACAAAGCAGCCTCAACAGTCCTTCACGATCAACCGAGGAGAATCTCTCGAACTTGAAAGCCGATTTCTAGTCAGTCCAGAAATCGAAGTTCCAGACATTGAACGCAAACAGAAAACCATCAAAGCAAACCTCATCATCAACGGTGAACTGGTCCCGCTTGAAGTAGGAATGCGAATTCTTGCTCCGTTAGAATTCAGAACCCAGCCCAAATCTATAGTCACCTGTCCAGGAACCGAAGGAACAATCCAGTTTAACATATACAACAATTCAAAAAACGCTTTTATCGGAAAAATCTGCCTGATCGACGAACAAGAAAGACTTTCTCTAAAAGAACACACAATTCCGATGAAAATACCACCGAAGAGTTATGCTGGCTTTAAAGCCGACGTAGAGATATCGAGAGATCAGACAACGTCTGTAATCCCTCTGAGACTCTTCGCAAAAGGAAAGATCAAAGACTCAGAAATTGAGACAAAAATCAAGACTGTTTACGTCAAATGTCTGACGCCAGGTGGCACGGTCTCCTACGTTGGAGAAACAAAACGGGGAAGAGCGATAATTATTGAAAACCAGGATGTCATGGCGTCAGTGTGCCTGCGAGGTGCACTCCTTGAAATCACCCACAAAGCCGGTCCGTCAGGGCCCCAAAAGATATGGGCTCGTGGTGGATTCGGAGTTGGTCCTCCCTTCGGTTTCATAAGACCGGTTGATCATGACTATGAGTTGGTCGAAAGGCCTGAAGGGCTTCAACTAGTTCTTTCCCGGATGCACCAAGACAAACCCGGCGTCAAAATGGTACGGACGCTGACCTTCTACTTTGGAACTTCGCTGATAAAAGACCAGATAAAAGTCATCAACACTAACCCTGATGTAACCTATGAACTAAACGCGAGAATCTTTGGAAGAGCCTTCATAGGAAGTGAGTACTCAAAATTAGTTCTTCCGCTGGACGTTGGGATTCTGGAACATGAAACAATAGGATTCCCCGTTTCAGAATCAGATCTGCCAACCGACCCAAACAAATATGCTGAATCGTGGGTTTGCTTCGAAGATCCGGTTCAAAATTACTGTTTTGGGCAGGTTTGGTCCAAAGATAAACTTTTTAAAATCAGAGCTCGGGAAGGCTCATACTTTCTACCGGAATATAAGCTGGGAGAAATAAAGCCGGGAGAATCAGTGTCCACTTCACCTTTCTACTATGTGATTGAGAAGGGAAATTGGCAGACCATTAGAAAAAGATACGAATCTCTTATAGGCAAGAGGTTTTCCCCGAAAGAGACGCCCCTAATCAGAGCAAAACCACTATTCGACGTGAAAGTAGCTGACACTGTGTTGTTCGACAACCTTAAATTGAAAACTCAACTCACCGCGGTCAATACAAGAAACAAACCTGCCACAGGCAAGCTGACCATCATCCCCCCTGAAGGATGGAAAATTCAGCCCAAAGAAATAGAGATCCAGAAAATTACAGCGAACAAAACCTTCGCTACAGATATAACCATTACTCCTCCATCCGGCGCTGAGTTAGGGATGTTCAGTGGAACACTAAGCTTCTCAGCTCCAAACCAAGAAGTCCGTTTTCCGTTACACTTCTGCCTCCTCTCCAAACAAGCTCAAGCATCAACAGAGGTTACCACCAAGGAAGAACAGAACAAAAACATCTTCAAAATTTCGAATGGTCTACTTCAATTCAAGGCCAGCGCTGATTTTGCAGGATGTCTATACTTCCTCGGAAAAGACTCCACATTGAACCAGCTGGGAACAAGCTTCCCAAACATACAGACAAAAGTGTTTCTGGAAAACTATTCAGGCGGAATAAGGTCATTCTATTTAGATGACGAATTCAACTTCCAAAAGTCAAAAACGCATGAAGAGGCTTTCAAGGCTGAACCCATTGAAGAGGGACTCTGGAAGGGCGTCCAATTTACTTACAAAACAGAGAAACAGGAGGAAATGAAAGGAATACTGGGATCAGTTGCTTTCCTAACTCTACCCTTCAGCAATGTTATCAAAGTCAAGCGTAGATTCGAAAACCCCACATCGGCAAGCTTCAAATTCAACAATTGCCTCTGGATTTCACCAAACGTTGGCGGAGTCTTCCAAGAGAACGTCGTGATCTTTCCGAGAGGAGACAAGATTTTCCATTTCAAGCGGGCTGAAGGCTTTGCAGTTTCCAGCGTTGAGCCAGAGAAAGGGTGGGCGGTCGTGGTTAATAGGAATAAGAAACAATCGTTAGGAGTGATAGCTGGGAACACTGGCAGGTCGACAATACTCTCGTTAGATATAGGAAAGACGATGCTGGAATTATTCGTCATTTCCAGAGTTTTATTGTTACCCAAAGAAACCTGTGAATTTGAAGATTTTGTACTTCTCTGGGATGAGAAATACGAATCCATAGACAAAATGGCAACCGTGTTACGTAACCAACGGACCCACGTTTAA